From Clarias gariepinus isolate MV-2021 ecotype Netherlands chromosome 1, CGAR_prim_01v2, whole genome shotgun sequence:
ACATCGTGGTGACCTTACCTGCCAGGTGTGTCTGCGGCCATATCCCAGCACCACCCTGCTGCTCGAGCACCTGCGTGCCCACGCCGGCAAAAGTGCCACGACTGCAGCCAAGGAGAAGCGGCATCAGTGCGAGCACTGCGAGCGGCGTTTCTACACACGCAAGGATGTGCGGCGTCACCTAGTGGTCCACACAGGCCGCAAGGACTTCCTGTGCCAATACTGCGCACAGCGCTTTGGCCGCAAGGACCACCTGACTCGGCATGTAAAGAAGAGCCACAGCCATGAGCCGCTGCGCGTGAAGGCAGAACCGCTGGAGCCCTCGGAGCCACACCCTTACATGTTTGGCCCTGCCTCCTACtctcctccaccaccaccactccGTCCTGAGCTGGAGAGCTACCTTCTGGAGCTGCAGGCGGAGGAAGTGCCAAAGCTGAGTACTGCTGCCACGTCCTCCGGAGAGACACCTCCGTCTTTGGACTTCCTGTCTCCTCTGTTTAACTTCCTGCCCTATGGGCAAGGGGCAGGGCCAGCCTTGGGGGTTTCCTACAACCAGGAGGAGGGGCTTCCTGTGATGACCCCTTCTCACGAGTCTCCCGATCCTCTTGGGCCAATTCACACTCTTTCGCATCCACACATgctttcacagacacacacgctcaccaCAAGTTACACACACTCGCCAAGCCTGAATACAACCACCACCCTGCCTCGCTTTCACCAGGCCTTCCAATGATCCAAACATACACAGGCATACACATTTAGCTGCCATATAGCACTTACATCAATTTGGCACTTagtttaaaatacaaaacaaagacaCCAAGACAACACTTATGACATAAGTCAGTCACACTTATACAATTCTGTGCCTTTGAGAACATATCACTTCGCTTGGTTCAGTCTACTTTAGTCTACATTTTAGGAGTAAGCAATAGAAGATGTTGAACATCTAAAAGATGtcatgcaaaactgtctggTTTACGAATGTGTATGTGCCTTGGTTTGCAGTGAAGTTTTGCTCTCAGACACTGAGTGCATATAGCTTTCCCATTTAGCACTTTGAATTTCTAGTGATGTTCTAGAGACGTTCCATCAAAGCTAAacgttgagttttttttttttttttcgttttttttttcctgatactTTTGTTTGTTGGCTCACAAGCTGATGGGTACTGAAATGCCAGCATCTGAATGACTATACACAGCCAAAGGCAACCAAACCCCTCAGAGCCAGAGTCTTGATGGCTCGTCTAGTTttgccttttctttcttttttttcctttttttaattatatattttttttgttatggctGTTTGCCTTCATGCTGCTGCTCGTTTTAAGGAGCCTTAAACTTTACCAGTGCAGATCTGCTTCACTATACAAAGCAATAAAGGGAAACATGGACTGACTTTACAAAGATTATCACGAACAGCTCTTAAACACCCCCTTTCATTTCTCCCTTGttgtttttccttccttttttcttcttcttttttttttttttttttgctcctggACTTTAGACACCAACACAACCTTCAACCTCATCCGCCAGAATGCTGTCCATTGCACTGATTCTGATTCTCATCaatgataaaacaaaaacattcagttGTAGGGATCTGTGCTGTGGCATTCAAAGCACACACAGATGTCTGAGTGACATACACAGTCTGTGAAGATGCTCTGTTGTGAATAAGAAACATGTCTACACAGATTATACAGTAGATGGCTCCAGAAGCTATAAAACACATCTACAGTTGGCACAGTCTTTTTCCTAAAACACCCAGCTAAACCCCTGTACAGATgcgtgtgtaagtgagtgtgtattGGTGTGTGAGGGGGACGATACAGGTGTGTGCTGAGCGAATGTCGGGGTCTTATTGGGAGTTGAAGGTTGTTGGATGCTGGAAAGCCTTCAGGCTGGGCATGTTTTCATAATAGCACTTTCTAAGGAATCTGACGCCTTGGTTTTGTTATGTTATGAATACGTATTTTATGTTAAACAACATGTTTAGATGTCATATATAGCTTTTAGCAGATTGCtagcatgtgtatatatacagtatatatattaaatgctatgtgtgtgatatttttacaggtACACTTCATACAGTGTTTAATGTTGTAAATGTCTcctgtttttgctttattgcACAAAATGTCTGTGTCTCTCACTGAGACTTAATGCGAATGGTTTATTTCCACCCATACTTCTTTTTCTTCGAAGCACTTCCATGGTTCAAAAGGCTTTTATAAATATCTTCACAAATCTGCAGTTTGTAAATACTTCAGTATTGAGAAAAAGTGTATGAAACTGGGAAGACCAGAATGCCTCAACATTTTAAGGTGTGAAACGATGTGATGTCATTTGATGCTGCTGAGTGGCTGACGGATTACGCGGAGAAGCTGATTAAAATGCTCTGCAGTCGAGGACGATTTCATTGGGAGACACAGACTTAGCAATTCTACTCTTCAGTTTCAGTGGTACCATCACGCAGTGTATGTAcaagtgtatgtgtgagagtggAACAGTCTCTCGACTCGGATAATGCTGCTAACGGACATGGTATAGCCCATGATGGCACAAcgggacttttcttttttttttttttctcctcctttgaaatcaatgaaatgtttaaagaaGGAGCGGACGTGTCCGACGCGTGTCATATTTTGAGGTGTTAGTAAGGCGATGTAGTTCTTATTAAAACCGATTAAAAGCTGGATGTTGCCACAGCCGTGTTTTTCGAGAGAAGGGTCTTTGTAGAACTGAACTCTAAATGACCTTCCGAAGacgagaagaaaaagagaaggagTGTGAGAGTTTTGTTCAAGAGACAGCATTCCAGCTATAATGGTGTTTTACATGGTGTCCTTATTGTTTTAATCACATTTCTGTAATGCCATCCTGTGATAGTGGCTATTGCTAATCAATGTATATGTTACCGTAATGTACTTTTACAAACTACTGTTGTATGTGTATATCCTAAGACAGAATGAATCAtaattatctgtgtgtgtgtgtgtgtgtgtgtgtgtgtgtgtgtgtgtgtgtgtgtgttgagaacTTGCTGCTGCAGCCTGCGTTTCCTTTTGTCTCCAGATGACATCATCCAAAGAGAAAGTTATTTAGTGACTGGCTTGACGAGCCAGTTGTGTGCTGTAGAAGGTGAATGgcaatgtgtgaatgtgtgcgtgttttgtgtctgaGAAAGAAAGTGTGTATCCGCGTGCATTCAGACGACCTTTGCTGCTATGTGAGGAGAGGAGAGATTTGGTCCAGTGTTAATACTGTTCACAGTACTGAGAGCTCAATAAACATACCAGAAGGACTCATGTTACagactgctgttttttttctgctcttgtTTGTGTTTCGATATATGGTTTGTAGAAGGTATTAAAGGATAGAAGCAAATTGATATCGAGATTAGATGTTATTACATTCTAGGCTTATTAGTGACTGGTAAAGATTATATGATACAGCCATGGAAGCCTAAAGTatgatatgtatatatatatatatatatatatatatatatatatatatatatatatatagttaaataaaatgtagtgtTATATACTGCAATGCATGGTTACCGTTTACTGCATAgataaatctaaattaaaaagaCAACATTTGTTCTAACATTTATGGCATAACATGCaaataattcttcttcttttttccagaAGTTGATTCCTATATGGCACTATTTGTGCTATATTTGCTTTTATAGAATAGTTGTACAGAACCTGCTGCATTATCTTCCAGCCATTAGACGCTTTCCAATAGCTTGGCAGTGCTGCAGTGATATTACTTGcgtgttttaaagttttatgaCAGTGGTCTCTCTTCAGCATATTCTTCGTCGATTTCAGGGAATTGAtccacacagtccaaagagaaGTCTTCTTAACCTCACTTGCAAAGACCATCagaatttaatatattaatttcatACCCTGGGGGAATTGTTTTGCAGTAGGCAGTATTTGATGTGACCAGAGATTAAATGTTtcataggaaaaaaatattctgtccCTTAAAGAGATAATGTTGTATGAGGACTTTAAATATAAAGGTGAGTGAGACTCAAAATTTCTACCTGTCTTGCATAATTGCTTTGCGTaagtaaaaaaacttttattgcCTAAATGTATGTGGTGCAAATGAAAAACGCTTTATGCTGTTGctcactcttttttttgtacaaattcAAAATACTGAATCCAGTTTTCTAAAAGCATGAAAGAATttctaaatttatataaattctaCTGAAAGCCATAGATATTCCTTGGAAATTTCATGAAAAGAAGTTTTAACTTATAAAGCTTCAAAAGTTAtacagaaaaactaaatgtcTTAACGATTCTGtatatcatatttattttttgttcagcaCAGATACATCTTTGGTTTTATGCCACCTGTATTCActctaaatgcatttttaaatgatcGCTTATTAATCCTTGGCTTTgtgatatttattaattacGCATTCTGGCATAATAGATGTGTAAGCCTATCATTATCTAATTTGTGATTAGACTACACAGGATTTGCCACTGACTGCTCATAGTGTTTACTTGGTGTGTACTTCCAGGGGTTTTAGATATTTACAAGCTGCTAATGTTGTTAACTTGAGATAAAAGTTCCTTCAAATAACAtggtg
This genomic window contains:
- the plag1 gene encoding zinc finger protein PLAG1; its protein translation is MATVTPDDDCPNLAEHDRVRKRRPEGKGRKNFPCQLCEKAFNSVEKLKVHSYSHTGERPYRCTHTDCTKAFVSKYKLLRHMATHSPEKTHKCSYCEKMFHRKDHLKNHLHTHDPNKEAFSCAECGKSYNTKLGFRRHQALHAAHRGDLTCQVCLRPYPSTTLLLEHLRAHAGKSATTAAKEKRHQCEHCERRFYTRKDVRRHLVVHTGRKDFLCQYCAQRFGRKDHLTRHVKKSHSHEPLRVKAEPLEPSEPHPYMFGPASYSPPPPPLRPELESYLLELQAEEVPKLSTAATSSGETPPSLDFLSPLFNFLPYGQGAGPALGVSYNQEEGLPVMTPSHESPDPLGPIHTLSHPHMLSQTHTLTTSYTHSPSLNTTTTLPRFHQAFQ